From one Chanodichthys erythropterus isolate Z2021 chromosome 3, ASM2448905v1, whole genome shotgun sequence genomic stretch:
- the mfsd11 gene encoding UNC93-like protein MFSD11: protein MSPEGKTLLNVVVLGLGFMVMFTAFSTCGNIEQTVIKSFNSTEFHGSGYTSLAIIYTVFSASNLIAPSVIAVVGPQLSLFFSGIVYSAYIAVFIHPYTASFYTLSVLVGIAAAVLWTAQGNLLTINSKDSTIGRNSGIFWALMQFSLFFGNLYIYLAWHSKSHITDKDRQTVFITLTVISLVGNFLFFLIQRPDPEPAPSDASESLLPTDISDSTDVVPSQSLCSQALEAFKRSIQLAMTKEMLLLSIPFAYSGLELTFYSGVYGTCLGAMTQFGEGAKGLIGLSGILIGVGEILGGGVFGIMDKCNRFGRNPVVFLGLITHIVAFFLIFLNIANDAPVAPEEGTQMQAFIQPSVALALICSFLLGLGDSCFNTQLISIVGFLFRDDSAPAFAVFKFVQSITAAVAFFYSNYLLLQWQLLIMVLVGFLGTINFFVVEWAAISRRQDSDYDSI, encoded by the exons ATGAGTCCGGAGGGAAAGACCCTGCTCAACGTCGTCGTCCTGGGCTTGGGCTTCATGGTTATGTTCACTGCCTTTAGCACCTGCGGGAATATTGAA CAAACTGTAATAAAGAGTTTCAACAGTACAGAGTTTCATGGAAGTGGCTACACAAG CTTGGCGATTATCTACACAGTATTCTCTGCCTCTAACCTTATAGCGCCCTCAGTGATAGCTGTTGTTGGACCTCAGCTGTCTTTGTTTTTTAGTGGAATTGTTTACAG TGCTTATATTGCTGTTTTCATCCATCCGTACACTGCCTCATTCTACACTTTATCTGTATTGGTTGGAATTGCCGCTGCAG TGCTCTGGACGGCCCAGGGGAATCTGCTCACCATCAACTCCAAAGATTCCACCATTGGGAGAAACAGTGGAATATTTTGGGCGTTGATGCAGTTTAG CTTATTCTTTGGTAATCTCTACATATATCTTGCCTGGCATAGCAAGAGTCACATAACAG ATAAGGACCGCCAGACAGTTTTCATCACACTCACGGTCATCAGTCTGGTGGGCAACTTCCTCTTTTTCCTGATCCAGCGACCAGACCCAGAACCTGCACCTTCTGATGCCTCTGAGTCACTTCTACCAACAGACATCTCTGACAGTACTGATGTGGT TCCATCCCAGAGTCTGTGCTCTCAGGCATTGGAGGCATTCA AGCGATCCATACAGCTGGCTATGACCAAAGAGATGCTTTTATTGAGCATACCCTTTGCATACTCCG GTCTCGAGCTCACCTTTTACAGCGGGGTGTATGGAACATGTTTAGGGGCCATGACTCAGTTTGGAGAAGGTGCCAAGGGTCTCATCGGCCTCTCTGGAATTTTGATCGGTGTTGGTGAAATACTTG GAGGGGGAGTATTTGGGATCATGGATAAGTGTAACCGTTTTGGCAGAAACCCGGTAGTGTTTTTGGGGCTGATTACGCACATCGTGGCGTTCTTCCTCATCTTCCTCAACATAGCCAATGATGCTCCTGTGGCCCCAGAGGAAGGCACACAAATGCAAGCTTTTATCCAACCCAG TGTGGCTTTGGCACTGATATGCAGTTTCTTGCTGGGTCTTGGTGATAGTTGCTTCAACACTCAGCTCATCAGCATTGTGGGATTCTTGTTCCGGGACGACAGTGCCCCAGCGTTTGCTGTCTTTAAATTTGTACAG TCCATCACAGCAGCGGTGGCCTTCTTCTACAGCAACTACCTTCTCCTGCAGTGGCAGCTGCTCATCATGGTGCTGGTGGGCTTCCTGGGCACCATCAACTTCTTTGTGGTGGAGTGGGCTGCTATCAGCAGACGACAGGACTCCGACTATGACAGTATCTGA
- the srsf2b gene encoding serine/arginine-rich splicing factor 2b, with product MSYGRPPPDVEGMTSLKVDNLTYRTSPETLRRVFEKYGRVGDVYIPRDRYTKESRGFAFVRFHDKRDAEDAMDAMDGAILDGRELRVQMARYGRPPDSYYGGRRGGGAARRHGGHGRRSRSPRRRRRSRSRSRSRSRSRSRSRYSRSRSRSYSRSRSKSHTPRKRKSKSPSRSRSRSRSKSRSRSRSRTPASNRGSKSRSRSKSQPKSAGDEGPASS from the exons ATGAGTTACGGCAGGCCTCCGCCCGACGTAGAGGGCATGACATCGTTAAAAGTGGATAATTTAACGTACCGCACGTCGCCGGAGACCCTGAGGCGCGTCTTTGAAAAGTACGGCCGAGTCGGGGACGTTTATATTCCCCGAGATCGATACACGAAAGAAAGCCGGGGGTTCGCCTTCGTGCGCTTTCACGACAAGAGGGATGCCGAAGACGCGATGGACGCGATGGATGGAGCAATTCTGGACGGGCGCGAGCTCCGCGTTCAGATGGCCCGCTATGGCAGGCCGCCCGACTCCTACTACGGCGGGCGTCGCGGCGGAGGAGCCGCCAGGAGACACGGCGGACATGGCCGCCGCAGCCGGAG TCCGAGGCGTCGGAGACGCAGCCGTTCCAGAAGCAGGAGCCGCTCTCGTTCCCGCAGCCGCTCCCGTTACAGCAGGTCCCGGTCCCGCTCCTATTCCCGCTCTCGCTCCAAGTCTCACACTCCCCGCAAGAGGAAGTCCAAGTCTCCTTCCAGGTCTAGGTCACGTTCTCGATCCAAATCCAGGTCCCGTTCCAGAAGCCGCACACCTGCATCGAACAGAGGGTCTAAGTCCAGGTCGAGGTCTAAAAGCCAGCCAAAGTCTGCTGGGGATGAAGGACCTGCATCATCCTAA